The Hymenobacter sp. DG01 sequence AACATGCTGTTCACCATCAACAACTCGCCGTTCTTCGGTAAGGAAGGTAAGTTCGTGACCTCGCGCCACCTGCGTGACCGTCTGTTCAAGGAAACCGAGAAAAACCTGGCCCTGCGCGTAAAGGAAACCGACCGTGAAGACACCTTCCTGGTGTACGGCCGGGGTATTCTTCACTTGTCGGTACTCATCGAGACCATGCGTCGCGAAGGGTTCGAGCTGCAGGTAGGCCAGCCCCAGGTACTGTTCCGCGAGGACGAAGAAGGCAACCGCCTGGAGCCCATCGAGCACCTGGTAGTGGATGTGCCGGAAGAAACCGCTGGTAAGGTTATCGAGCTGGTGACCATGCGCAAAGGCGAGCTGACCATCATGGAGCCGAAAGGCGACCTGCAGCACCTGGAGTTCAATATTCCGGCCCGTGGCTTGATTGGCCTGCGCAACAACGTGCTGACTGCCACTGCTGGTGAGGCCATCATGAACCACCGCTTCTCGGCTTACGAGCCCTACAAAGGCGTGATTCCGGGTCGTATCTCCGGTTCGCTGATTTCGATGGAGACGGGCCCCGGCACCGCTTACACCATCGACAAGATGCAGGACCGCGGCGAGTTCTTCGTTGATCCGGGCGAGGAAGTGTACGCCGGCCAGGTTATTGGGGAGCATACCCGCCCCAACGACTTGACCATCAACATCCAGAAAGGCAAGAAGCTCACGAACATGCGTGCTTCGGGCTCGGATGAAAACGTGAAAATCGTGCCCAAACGTCAGTTCTCGCTGGAAGAAGCCATGGAATACATCCAGAAGGATGAGTACCTGGAAGTAACGCCGAAATCGGTGCGGATGCGTAAGATCCTGCTCGACGAGAACGAGCGTCTGCGCTCAGCCAAGAAAGTTGACTAAATCTGCGAATTCTGACGGTTGGTTTGATTGTCAAACTCAACCCCACCCACCAGGATTCACATACAAAAAGGCGCGGCCCCTGGGTCGCGCCTTTTTGCTTTTACGTTCAGGGGTAGGCCAAGGAATGGTTAGTGAGCCCCGGTTTTGGAGAAGACGTTGATAACGACAACGCCAGCCAGAATCAGGGCCAGACCGATAAGAGCGGGCACATCCGGAACCTGCCGGTAAAACACTACCCCCGCCAGCGTAATCAGCACAATGCCAATACCCGACCACACCGCGTAGGCCACCCCCATCGGGATGCTTTTCAGAGTCAGGCTCAGAAAGTAGAAAGCAAAGCCGTAGCCCACCACTACCACCACACTGGGCCAGAGGCGGGTAAACTGCTCGGAGGCTTTCAGGGCGGTGGTAGCGGCCGTTTCGGCCAGGATGGCCAGCAGCAGGTAAAGCCAGTATTTCATCATCTTATTCCCCCCGGATAATTTCAAACTCGCGGTAGCCCTGCACCGGTCCAGACCGGGCCTCTACCAACTCTACCCGCGCGGCAGGCGGCCCCTGCCGGCACCAGTGCTCCAGGGCGCTCAGGGCTTCCGCAGGGCCTTCGGCTTCCACGGTCACGGAGCCATCGGGGTTGTTGCGGACGGTGCCGGTCAGGCCCAGTCGGCGGGCTTCGGTACGGGTGCTTTGGCGGTAGAATACGCCCTGCACATGGCCCTGAACGTGAAAAGTACGGTGCTCAGTCTGCATACATGAGGAATAGAGTGGATAGGCGGGCAGCGGCGAAACAGGCGAAAACGCACAATACCGACAGCGGCACCGTGGGTTGTGGTACGCAGCCGGGGTAGGCGCGTTGGGTTGAAGTTGGCTGGCGGGCATTTTCTTCCGGTGCGGAAGTGCAGCATCTTCCGGAGCTTTGCCGTATGTCTTCTGCCAGCATTCCCCTCTCCCAACCTGTGCGCTATCTTCTTCGCAACTGCACCCTCTATACAGGCACTACGGTGCTCCACCATCATGCTCTGCTGGTCGAGGAAGGCCGGATTAAGGCCATCCTACCCGAACTGGTAGCCCCCGACGACGTGCCGGTGGTAGATGGCCGCGGCCTGAATGTAGCGCCCAGTTTGCTCGATGCCCAGGTGTACGGGGCTGAGGGCCAGCTTTTCTCGGTGGCCCCCGGTCCGGAGGCTTTGCGGGCCCTTACCCGGCATGCCTTTCGGCACGGCACCACGGGCGTGCTCGCCACCATGCCCACCAACTCGCTTAGTATGATGCATGCGGCCCTGGAGGCAGGGCAGGAGTTCCGGCGCGAGCAGCCGGGGCTGCTGGGCATTCACCTGGAAGGGCCCTATATCAACCCCGCCAAAAAAGGTGCTCACCAGCCAGAGTTTATTCAGGCCCCCACGGTAGCAGAAATTGAAGAGCTGCTGAAGCGGGCCAATGGGGTGTTGAAAATAATGACCCTGGCCCCCGAAGTTGCTACCCCCGCCGTAGTAGCCCGGCTGCGCGAGGCGGGCGTGGTGTTGTCGGCGGGCCACTCCAACGCCACCTACACCCAGGCTACCGAAGGCTTCCGCACGGGTTTTGGAGCAGCTACCCACCTGTTCAACGCCATGTCGGGGCTACAGGGGCGCGAGCCGGGCCTGGTTGGGGCCGTGTACGACGATGCCGCAGCGCAGGCCAGCATTATTGCCGACGGGGTGCACTGCGATTTTGCCGCCGTGCGCATCAGCAAGAAGCTACTGGGGGAGCGGCTATTTCTGATTACCGATGCCGTGACCGAAAGCCAGCAGGGCGCTTACCGCTTCCGGCGCCAGGGCAACCATTTCGTGGATGAGCAGGGCACGCTGGCCGGCTCGGCCCTGACCCTACCCCTAGCCGTGCGCAACTGCGTGGAGCAGGTAGGCCTGCCTCTGGCCGAAGCACTGCGGATGGCCTCTCTCTACCCCGCCCGCCTGCTGGGCCTCGATGACCAGCTGGGCTACCTGGAAACCGGCTATTCCGCCGACTTCTGGCTGTTTGATGACGAGCTGAATGCGGCAGCTACCGCCTGCGCCGGTAAGCTGGTATGGCATTCAGCGGAAGCGTAGGCACTGCCACTGCCTGCTCCATGACACTGTTCCCGCTGCCAGTCAGTTCTTACCAGGTGTCGGCTGGGTAGCGGGCGGCGCTGTATTGCACGACAGCAAGGCTTCTGGTACTTTTGAGGGGTAGGCCCGCTTCAGCCGTCCGTACGGAAGCTGAGCGGGCTTTTTTCTTCTTATACCCTGAATTTGGTGCCTGTGCTGAAACGTGTACTTATTGCTACCCCTCTGGTTTTTACAAGCTTTGCCGCCGCACACGCTCAGGACGCGGCCGCTACCGCCGCGGCCATGACGCCCACGGCCGCTCCTTATGAATACCGCCTCACGGTCCGCGGCTTCGAGGAAACTTACGGCTTCAACGACACGGCTCGGGCCGTCATCCGGCTTTATTTCGCCAAGTGGAAAACCGGCCTCCGGATTATGCAGTTTGCCGGGGCTCCGGTGCCCATTGTGAGCGTGCTGGGCAAGCACTACAACCCCGATCCGCGCACGGGCGGCGTGGCTCCCAACTACAGCTCTTACTACTACGACCCCTGGGTAGCGCCCGTGGCCTTTAGCCTGCTGGGTGTGTCGGCGTTTGGCTTTGGCAAGACGACCGTTTGGAACCGCAAGCAGCTATACCACACCATCCGGCAGTATCGGGCCAGCCGCCAGCTACCCCGCCAGGTAACCCCGGCCCTGCTCATGCCCTACCTGCAGACGGTAACTGCGGAGTACAACCAGCGCCTTACGCCTCCCGTTGGCGCACCGCCTCAAAAGTAAGAATGGCGGTAGCCGTGCTTACGTTCAGCGAGTCGATGGCCCCGCGCATGGGAATGATGATGGTCTGGTCGCAGGCCTGCATCAGCTCGGGCGTGAGGCCATCGGCTTCGGTGCCCATCACCAGAGCTGTGGGGCCGCGGAAGTCGCAGGTGGTGTAGGGCACCGCTTTATCGGTGAGGGCGGCGGCGTAGGTCCGGATGCCGTGCTGGCGGCACCAGGCCAGCAGCTCGGGGCGGGTGGTGGCAATGGTGGGCACCGTAAACGAGCAGCCGATGCTGCTGCGGATGGCGTTGGGGTTGAACAGGTCGGTGCGCGGGTCGCAGACGATGACGGCCGTGGCCTGGGCCGCGTCGGCGGTGCGCAGGATGGCCCCCAGGTTGCCGGGTTTCTCCACTGCTTCCAGCACCAGCAGCAGGGGGGCGGCGGGCAGGGCCAGCTGGGCCAGTGTCCGGTGGGGCGGCTCGGCCAGGGCCAGCACTCCATCGGAGCCTTCGCGGTAGGCTACCTTCTCAAACACGGCCTTCGACACCTCGAACCACTCGGTCTGGCTACCCTCAAACAGGCCGCGCAACTGCTGCTGGCGTTCCGGCCCGGCCAGCTCGGGGCACACAAACAGGGCCGGCACTGCTACCCCCGCGCCGTGAGCAATAGTCAGCTCCCGTAAGCCTTCAATGATGGTAAGCCCCTGGGCGCGGCGCTCCGAGGACTTTTGCTGGAGCTTGAGCAGGTTTTTGATGCGCGGATTCTGGGGGCTGGTGATGGAGTCGGGCATGAGGCGGCGAGCTAGCAGGTACGGAAGGCGGCCCGGGCGGGCCCGACCTTTCCAGCCGCGAAGATACGGACCGCGCCCCGGGACACCCACGGTTTATGCGGGCTTGCGCCGCAGCATGTACCTTGCGGCTGGTATTATTTCACTTGCCGGACCAGCACCGATGGGGCTTAAGCTAAACACGAAAATTATTCTGGGATTCATTATTGCCGTGGGCGTGCTGCTGCTGACCTCGGCGGTATCGTGGTACAGCATTCAGCAGCTGGCCTACTACACGCAGCGGGTGGAGCACACCTACCAGGTACTACAGGGTACGGCCAACCTGCGCACCCACATGCGCGACGCCCAAAGCCACATCCGGAGCTACCTGCTGCTCAATGATACGTCGGCCCTCACCAGCTTCCGGCGGGTGCTACCCGAGTCGGAGGCTGATTACCAGCTCCTGCGCAGCTTCACCTTCGATAACCCCAGTCAGCAGGACCGGCTCGATACGCTGCATAGGACCATGGAGGCAGAAATAGCCTACCTCAACCAGTGGCCCCAACGCACCCCGAGCAATGAGGCCGTGCGGGAGCTGGTACGCGGCGACCAGAACCGACAGCAGCAGCTCCGAAGCCTGCTGAACCGTATTCACTCGGAGGAGCAGGTGCTGCTGCGAGAGCGGCGGAAGCAGCAGGATTTCTTTGAAAACACTACCCCTGCGGCCATTATGGTATCGGCGGTGCTGGCAGCCATTATTGTGCTGTGGCTGTTCCGGAAAATCACGAAAGAGGTGCGGGCCAATGAGGAGCTTCAGCAGGAGCTGGCTCGCAGCAACGATGCAGTAGCCCGTCGCATTCACATTATTGAAGCACTAGCTAACAAAGTAGTGGAGGGCGACTACTCAGTGAAGATTACCGACCAGGAGCAGGACAGCCTGGGTAACCTCGCTACCGCCCTCAACCGCATGACTCAGACCCTGGACACGAGCTTCACGGCCCTGGAAAACCGTAACCGCGAGCTGGACCAGTTTGCCTACGTAGCCTCTCACGACCTGAAGGCCCCCCTGCGAGGGGTAGTGACGGTAGTGAAATGGATTGAGGACGAGCTACCCCACGAGCTCAGCCCCCAGATGCGCCAGTACCTGGACATGATGAAAGGCCGACTGCACCGCCTTGAAGACCTGATTAACGGCCTGCTGGCTTACGCCCGCGCCGGCCGCACCGAGCAGCAGTTGGAGGAAGTGAGCGTGCAGCAGCTGGTGCAGGAAGTTTCGGAGCTGGTAGTGCCGCCTACGTTCCGGGTAGCTACCCCTACCCCCCTGCCCACCTTCCTAACCGACCGGCTTAGCCTGCAGCAGGTATTCACCAACCTAATGGGCAATGCCGCCAAATACCACAACCGTCCCGACGGCCTGATTACCGTAACCTGCCAGGACATTGGGGAGTGCTACGAGTTCCGGGTGCAGGATGACGGCCCTGGCATTGCCCCACAGTTCCACCAGAAAATCTTCCTGATGTTCCAGACCCTGCGCGACCGGCACACGGCGGAAAGCACCGGCATTGGCCTAAGCATCGTAAAACGCATTATCGAAGAAAAAAAGGGCACCATCCACCTCGAATCAGCCGAAGGCGCCGGCGCCTCGTTCATCTTCACCTGGCCGAAATAAGTGAAGCTTTCCAGGGCAGGAGGTGATGGGGTGAACCGTTTGTCATCCTGACGAAGGATGACAATACTTCTATCCCCGCGCCTCGTACCTTCCTGTCTCTCACATCCCAGAATCCTCCTACCCTCACACCCGCCTACCCTAGCCCCCTAACTTCCCCTTTTCCCTATGCGCTCCGTACTACTGGTTGAAGACGACTTTTTTGATACCATGACGGCCCAGAAGGCCTTTGAAAAATTCAGTGTTCCGCACAAGCTGTACATGGCTTTCAATGGCCTGGAGGCGCTGGACCTGTTGCTGGGCACCAACGGCGTAGAGCCCATCCGGCCCCTGCCGGAGGTGATTCTGCTGGATTTGAACATGCCCAAGATGAACGGCCACGAGTTTCTGGCCGAGCTTCGGGGCAACCCGGAGCTAAGCGCCATTCCGGTGTTCATTACCACTACTTCCGGCATGGACGTGGACCGGCTCAGCGCCCAGAACCTGGGAGTAAGCGGCTACATCCTGAAACCGCTCGATTTTGAAACCAGCGCCAATATGGTGGACAGTATTAATTTACTGGAAAAGCTACTGCGGTAAACGTTTTTACTTCTGATTTGGGCGGGTATGGAAATGGTATTTGAAAATCAACATTGCACCATCTTCTTTGACCCAGCCAGCCGCTGCCTGCACCAGACCTGGACGGGCTTCGCCACCGGCCCCTTGCTGCGCGAAGCCCACGAGGCTACCCTGGAGCTGCTCAGCCGCCACGGGGTGCAGCAGGTACTGGCCGATACCCGTGAGATGCGCACCATCCTGCGCACTGACCAGCAGTGGATTACCGACGACTTTTTTCCGCGGGCTCTGGCCCGGGGCTACCGGCGGGTGGCCGTCGTGGTGTCGGCTGATATGTTTAATCAACTCTCTGTGCGGGCTATTCTGGACCCGGTGCTGGGGCAGAGTGCGTTTACCGTGGAGTACTTCGGCAACCTGGAAACGGCCCGGGCCTGGCTTTATCAGGCGGGCTGAGTCAGGCCCTTGCTCAGCGGGCTTTCTGCCGCCGCAAGGTACCGGGGCACTACTTCTTTTTCGGCCCGGGAGGCTGCTTATACAGCCAAAACGGATTATTTCGTTTGCTTCGTGCACCGGGCACCTTCGGGGGCTACCGGCTGTTAAAAAAACCCGTCGGTAGGGACGGCCCAACCAACTCATACAGGGTAGTAGTTCATCCTGGTTTCACGTTTCGGGCCGTCTTTGCTGACTCCATTGCTTTATCTGCCTGTATGTTGTTTCGCTCTCTTCCTGTCCTGCTGCTTTTGGGCGCCGTAGCCGCACCCACCCTGGCCCAACAAACCCCGCGCGAGCTGAATACGCTGCCCGGCGGTCCGCCACCCACCACTCCGGCCCAGCCGGCCCCCGCTCCTGCGGCCCCGGCCGCAACGGCCGTGGCCCCCCCCGACTCGGTGCGCCGGCCGGTGCCGAGCCCACTGCCCGCCGCCAATACCAGCCGCTACGCCGTGGGGCTGAAAACCGGCCAGGTGGTGCGCGGCTACGATGTAGAGCTGAAGCAACCCATCCTGGGCCGTACCTTTTTGCTGGTTGATGGGCAGCAGCGCCTCGACCTAAACGACGTGCGCTACTACGAGGATGAAACCGGCTTTTATGTGCGCACTACCCTGCCCGGCCGCTCCAAGCGCGAAAGCACCCTGCGCCGCGACCGGGTAGGTCGCATCAGCCTGTACTCCATCACGCGCCAGCAGTACACCAATAGTCCGTACGGCTACAGCCCCTACGGCATGGGCCGGTATGGGTACGGCTACCCCTACGGCGGCTACGGTGGGTTTGGGGGCTACCGCACGGTGCGCCAGGAGTACTTCAGCAAAGACAATGGCCCCATTGAGGACCTGAGCGTACGCAACCTGCAGCTGGCTACTACCGATAACCCCGGCGCCCAGCAGCTATTGGCAGATGCCCGCCGCTACCAGACCCTGACCACCTTAAGCTACGTAGGAGCGGGCGGGCTCCTGCTGGCCGGCGTGTTCTCCAGCTTCAGTACCAGCAACGGCGCCTCTATATCGCCGCTGATGTACGCGGCCATTCCGCTGGCCATCGTGCCACTGGTAATTGGCGGCAAGCAGCAGAACAGCATCAAGCAGGCTATTCTGCTCTACAACCGGGGCCAGTAGCCCTGGCGGCTTCTGACTGATGCGAAAAGCCCCTGCCTACCACGGCCGGGGCTTTTTTTTGCGGTAGGCTCAACCACGGCGGCGGCAAGTTGCGTAGGCAACAGGGTGGCTTCATCCTCCCTACCCCTCGCCCCCGACCCAACCTTTTTCGCCCGCCAGGAGCTGGCCCTGTGGGTGCACGAGCAGCTGTGCACCGAGTACGGGGCGCCGTTCCGGTTTTTCAGCTCCAAAGATCCGCTCAGCGAGCTGATTAGCTCCCTGCTTTCGCACCGCACCCGCAACAAGGATTCGCACCGGGCCTACGAGCAGCTGCGGGCCCGCTTCCCGACCTGGGACCAGGTGCGCGACGCGCCCACCACCGAGGTGGAGGAAGCCATCAGCCCGTGTACCTGGCCCGAGCAGAAAGCGCCCCGCCTGCAGCAGGTGCTGCGCGAAGTGAGCCAGCGCTGCGGCGGCCCCTGCAACCTGGAGTTTCTGGCCGAGCTGCCCATTCCGGAGGCCCGGGCCTGGTTGGAGGAGCTGCCGGGGGTAGGCCGCAAAACCAGCGCCGCCGTACTCCTGTTCAGCACCCTGCGCCGGCCCGCCATGCCCGTTGACAGCCACCACCACCGCGTGGCCCAGCGCCTGGGCCTGATTGGCCCGAAGGTGGGCGAGGCCCCCGCGCACGCGCTGCTGGAGGCCCTGCTGCCCCTCGGCTGGGATGCCCAGCAGGTGTACGACCACCACGAGGCCCTGATGTTTCATGGCCAGAAATGCTGCTACTTCCATACGCCCGCCTGCGGCCGGTGCGTGGTACTGAGTCGCTGCCCCTTCGGGCAGGCCCGCGTGAATACCTGACTTCTTCTACCTTGCTTTCCTTTCGCAACTACCTGCTTTCTGCACCATGAAAACGACCTACGGCCTGCCTGCTTTGCTTTCCGCTTTCTTCCCCGGTTTGAGCCAGCTGGTGAAGGGCCAGATTCTGAAGGCCATCTTCATCTGGCTGGTGGGCGGAGCGGTTGGCTTTCTGCTGAGCTGGACGATTATCGTGCCCGTGGCCCTGTGGGCCTGGAACGTGTACGACGCCTACAACGACCCTGCTTAGTCCGTGCCGGTTCTGCACCTGAAAGCCAAGCCCAACGGCCGCCGCAACCAGCTAGAAATTGCCCCCGATGGCAGCGTAACCGTGCGCCTGAACGCCCCCGCCCAGGATGGCAAAGCCAACGCCTGCCTGCTCGGCTACCTCGCCGACGTGTTCGGGGTAGCCAAATCCAGCCTCACGCTGCTCAGCGGCCATACCGCGCCATTCAAGAAAGTAGAGGTAGGCGGCCTCTCGTCGGAAGAGTTTGAAGCGGTACTGGCCCGGTTTCGGGGGTAGGGAAAGTCAACGGGAAGTGCATCTTTCGGCCGAGGGGTTGCGTTGAACGGTTCAGTTCCGGCTTCTGGCCGGGTTCCGTCCTTCTCTCTCCCCTCTCTTTGCATGACTGATTTTCCTACCTGGGCCGTAGCGGGCTTCTGGGGCCTGGTTTCGGGCTCGGCCCTGCTGCTGGGCGCGGCCGTTGGCTACTTCGCCCGCGTGCCGCAGCGCCTGATTGCGGCCATTATGGCCTTCGGCAGTGGCGTCCTGATTTCCACTCTCTCTCTGGAGTTAATGGAAGAAGCCTACAAAAAAGGCGGTTTCAGCGCTACGGCCAGTGGTTTTGTAGGTGGCGCCGCCGTGTACACCCTGGCCAACTGGCTGCTGGCCCGCCATGGCGCCAAGCACCGCAAACGCTCCGGCGAGCACCAGGCACAGGAGCGCCAGGCCGTGCAGGAAGGCCAAACCGAAGCTTCCACATCGGGTTCCGACAATGGTATGGCCCTGGCTATTGGCGCTCTGCTCGATGGCATTCCCGAAAGCATTGTGATTGGCTTGAGCATGCTGGCTGGCGGCGCGGTAAGCATGGTGGCCGTGGTGGCCATTTTTCTGAGCAACCTGCCCGAGGGCCTGAGCAGTGCGGCCGGCATGCGCAAGGCCGGCCGCACCCCCACCTACGTGCTGGGCCTCTGGGCAGGCATCGCCCTGATTTCGGGGGTAGCCTCCCTGGTGGGCTACTCCGTGTTCAGTGGGTTTCCGGAGGAGGTTATAGCCGCTACCATGGCCGTATCGGCGGGGGCTGTTTTGGCTATGGTGGCCGACACCATGATTCCGGAAGCCTTTGAGG is a genomic window containing:
- a CDS encoding multidrug efflux SMR transporter — its product is MKYWLYLLLAILAETAATTALKASEQFTRLWPSVVVVVGYGFAFYFLSLTLKSIPMGVAYAVWSGIGIVLITLAGVVFYRQVPDVPALIGLALILAGVVVINVFSKTGAH
- a CDS encoding DUF167 domain-containing protein; the protein is MPVLHLKAKPNGRRNQLEIAPDGSVTVRLNAPAQDGKANACLLGYLADVFGVAKSSLTLLSGHTAPFKKVEVGGLSSEEFEAVLARFRG
- a CDS encoding RNA methyltransferase, encoding MPDSITSPQNPRIKNLLKLQQKSSERRAQGLTIIEGLRELTIAHGAGVAVPALFVCPELAGPERQQQLRGLFEGSQTEWFEVSKAVFEKVAYREGSDGVLALAEPPHRTLAQLALPAAPLLLVLEAVEKPGNLGAILRTADAAQATAVIVCDPRTDLFNPNAIRSSIGCSFTVPTIATTRPELLAWCRQHGIRTYAAALTDKAVPYTTCDFRGPTALVMGTEADGLTPELMQACDQTIIIPMRGAIDSLNVSTATAILTFEAVRQREA
- a CDS encoding response regulator, which gives rise to MRSVLLVEDDFFDTMTAQKAFEKFSVPHKLYMAFNGLEALDLLLGTNGVEPIRPLPEVILLDLNMPKMNGHEFLAELRGNPELSAIPVFITTTSGMDVDRLSAQNLGVSGYILKPLDFETSANMVDSINLLEKLLR
- a CDS encoding acylphosphatase, with protein sequence MQTEHRTFHVQGHVQGVFYRQSTRTEARRLGLTGTVRNNPDGSVTVEAEGPAEALSALEHWCRQGPPAARVELVEARSGPVQGYREFEIIRGE
- the nagA gene encoding N-acetylglucosamine-6-phosphate deacetylase, whose amino-acid sequence is MRYLLRNCTLYTGTTVLHHHALLVEEGRIKAILPELVAPDDVPVVDGRGLNVAPSLLDAQVYGAEGQLFSVAPGPEALRALTRHAFRHGTTGVLATMPTNSLSMMHAALEAGQEFRREQPGLLGIHLEGPYINPAKKGAHQPEFIQAPTVAEIEELLKRANGVLKIMTLAPEVATPAVVARLREAGVVLSAGHSNATYTQATEGFRTGFGAATHLFNAMSGLQGREPGLVGAVYDDAAAQASIIADGVHCDFAAVRISKKLLGERLFLITDAVTESQQGAYRFRRQGNHFVDEQGTLAGSALTLPLAVRNCVEQVGLPLAEALRMASLYPARLLGLDDQLGYLETGYSADFWLFDDELNAAATACAGKLVWHSAEA
- a CDS encoding ATP-binding protein is translated as MGLKLNTKIILGFIIAVGVLLLTSAVSWYSIQQLAYYTQRVEHTYQVLQGTANLRTHMRDAQSHIRSYLLLNDTSALTSFRRVLPESEADYQLLRSFTFDNPSQQDRLDTLHRTMEAEIAYLNQWPQRTPSNEAVRELVRGDQNRQQQLRSLLNRIHSEEQVLLRERRKQQDFFENTTPAAIMVSAVLAAIIVLWLFRKITKEVRANEELQQELARSNDAVARRIHIIEALANKVVEGDYSVKITDQEQDSLGNLATALNRMTQTLDTSFTALENRNRELDQFAYVASHDLKAPLRGVVTVVKWIEDELPHELSPQMRQYLDMMKGRLHRLEDLINGLLAYARAGRTEQQLEEVSVQQLVQEVSELVVPPTFRVATPTPLPTFLTDRLSLQQVFTNLMGNAAKYHNRPDGLITVTCQDIGECYEFRVQDDGPGIAPQFHQKIFLMFQTLRDRHTAESTGIGLSIVKRIIEEKKGTIHLESAEGAGASFIFTWPK
- a CDS encoding ZIP family metal transporter, whose product is MTDFPTWAVAGFWGLVSGSALLLGAAVGYFARVPQRLIAAIMAFGSGVLISTLSLELMEEAYKKGGFSATASGFVGGAAVYTLANWLLARHGAKHRKRSGEHQAQERQAVQEGQTEASTSGSDNGMALAIGALLDGIPESIVIGLSMLAGGAVSMVAVVAIFLSNLPEGLSSAAGMRKAGRTPTYVLGLWAGIALISGVASLVGYSVFSGFPEEVIAATMAVSAGAVLAMVADTMIPEAFEVAHNFTGLITVLGFLVSFVLSKLGG
- the nth gene encoding endonuclease III, with the protein product MASSSLPLAPDPTFFARQELALWVHEQLCTEYGAPFRFFSSKDPLSELISSLLSHRTRNKDSHRAYEQLRARFPTWDQVRDAPTTEVEEAISPCTWPEQKAPRLQQVLREVSQRCGGPCNLEFLAELPIPEARAWLEELPGVGRKTSAAVLLFSTLRRPAMPVDSHHHRVAQRLGLIGPKVGEAPAHALLEALLPLGWDAQQVYDHHEALMFHGQKCCYFHTPACGRCVVLSRCPFGQARVNT
- a CDS encoding STAS/SEC14 domain-containing protein, whose amino-acid sequence is MEMVFENQHCTIFFDPASRCLHQTWTGFATGPLLREAHEATLELLSRHGVQQVLADTREMRTILRTDQQWITDDFFPRALARGYRRVAVVVSADMFNQLSVRAILDPVLGQSAFTVEYFGNLETARAWLYQAG